GTGTTTCCGGCGCAGTTGCGCTGCATCGGCGGCAGTCCAAGTTAAGATCCGACGGGATTGAGTTGAGGCATAGCCTCGCCGGCTATCTGATAAAACCCGTCAGGCCCGGATTAAATCAGCACCGGCACAAATTCAAACTTCGTCACATCCACCAGCCCCAAATCCGAAATTCGCAATTCGGGGATGACGACCAGAGCCAGCAACGACAATTGCATATTGGCATTGTGCAGTTGACAGCCACAGGCCCGGTAAGCGGCCAACACCTTCTCGGCCTTCGCCGCCACGGCATCGGCCCGCTCATCCGACATGAGACCGGCGATCGGCAGTTCGACGACAGCCTCTACTTTATCATCTTTCACCACCAGCATCCCGCCGCCGCGCGCCGCCAACTCGTTGGCGGCCATCGCCATCGCCGCCTCATCGGTGCCGACGACGAGCATGTGATGACTGTCGTGCGCGACTGTTGAGGCAATCGCGCACGGCGTATTAAAGCCGAAGCCATGCACAAACCCGACCTGCACCCCGCCCGTTCCTTTGTGCCGTTCGACAAGCGCCACTTTGCAAACATCCAGCGCCGGGTCGCCTTTCACTTCGCCGCTGTTCACCGGCAGGTCGAACCTCAAGTGTTTTGTCGGCGCCTGGTTCTCAATCACGCCGATCACATTCGCCTTGACTTTGGAATTTGGGTTTTTGGGATTTTGGGATTTGGGGCCTGGAATTTTGAAATCCGCCGCCGTCAACTTCTTTCCCAAATGCACCGACTGCTTCACGTCCACCGGATACTCGAACCGAGGCAGGTCAACCGCCAACTTGCCACCCTGGGCCAGCACTTCCCCCGCCCCGATCACCACGTCAATCGCCAGCGCCGACAAATCGCTCACGATCAAAATATCGGCGTAGCGCCCCGGCGCGATCTGGCCCACGTCGTTGCTCACGCCGAAGTGCTCGGCGGTGTTCAGCGTCGCCATTTGAATCGCCGTGATTGGCTTGAGGCCTTGCTGAATCGCGTGCCTCACCACCCGGTTCATGTGGCCTTCGTTGACGAGCGTGCCGGAATGCGAGTCGTCGGTGACGAGGATGAAATGGCGCGGGTCGAGTCCCATTTCAGTGACGGCCTTCACCTGAGTCGCCACGTCGTACCAGGCCGAACCGAGTCGCAACATCGCTTTCATCCCTTGCCTGACTCGGGCGACGGCATCGTCAACGCGAGTCCCTTCGTGATCATCCGCCGGGCCACCCGCCACGTAACCGTGAAACGGCCTGCCCAGGTCGGGCGCGGCGTAGTGGCCGCCGATCACTTTGCGCGCCTTCATCGTCTCGGCCATCTCGCCGTGCATCTTTGGGTCGGAGAGGAACACGCCGGGGAAGTTCATCATCTCGCCCAGGCCGATGACGCCCGGCCAGGTCATCGCCTCGCGCACTTCGTCCGGGCCGATGCTGGCCCCCGGCGTTTCCAACCCTGGCGCGGAAGGCACGCACGACGGCATTTGTACCCAGACGTTGATGGGCAAGTTGGCGGCTTCATCCACCACCAGCCTCACGCCGCGCAGGCCGAAGATGTTGGCGATCTCGTGCGGGTCAATGAACATGCCGGTCGTGCCGTGCGGGATGACAGCCCGGGCAAACTCGGTGACGGTGACCATGCCCGACTCGACGTGCATGTGGCCGTCGAGCAAGCCCGGCACGAGGTAGCGCCCGGCGGCGTCAATCACTTTGGTGCTCGACTCCAACGTGTGACTGGCGTCCGGCCCGACGTAAGCGATGCGCGAACCTTTGATGGCAACGTCAGTGTTCGGGACGATCTCGCCCGACTGCACGCACACCCACTGCCCGTTGCAGATGATCATGTCGGCGGGCGCGCGGCCCATCGCGCAATCCACCAGTTCGCGGGAAATTTCGTGCCAGGGTCGGCGTTTAGGCATTCTGCTTCTCCCGTTTCAAAAGAGACTCTATCCAAGTCTGCTCTTCCGGCAACAACTCCGGCGGCGGAGGTGGCTGATGATAGTCAATTCGGATGGCATACGCCCCGCGCTCATAAATAGCGGCTACCGTCGCGTTCAAATCAAGCATGACATCCGGGTCGGGTTTGAGTAACGGCACGGGCAGGACAGGCAATTTATCCTTCAACTGTATCGGCCAGACCTGGACGGTGGGGCGTTTTTCGAGTCGGCTGAGGATAATGTAGTACGGCGCGAGCGGAACCGGGTCGAGCAGTGGCGGGCGCTCGCCGGCGCGCAATAGATCGATCTCGATCAAATGGGTGTCGGAATTCAACACCGCTTGCCGTTTGCGGTGGTAGCTTTCAAAGGCTTTGTGGCCGCGCTGTTTGTTGACCGGAGAGAGAATCTCGATGCTGGTGATCAATTGCCGATCGTTGGCGGCTCGAATCTCGACTGTGAATAGTTTGAGCGGGTCGAGCGCCACCCGGCTTTCAACCGGCGCCGGGCCAGCAGTGGAGATGACCGGATACGTTGTTTGAGTCTCTCGTAAAACCACACCCACATCTGGCCGTCCCTGGCGGGCGATGCCGACCTCGACATCGTCGTAACTCACAAAGACCTCAACAGCCGCGTAATAGCGTGGACGTATTTGAGGAGAGAGTTGCCCTTGTATCTCAGTAGCCAGGTTATGATGAAAATCCTGCCAAATATCAGGATGTTCGATGTAGGGATCCATGCCCGGAAACGGCGATGGCATCATCTACCTCCTGCTCTACTTATCACCATGATACCCCTTCACAAACTGCTTCACCACAAACCGCACAATCTCGGCACCGAAGGCCAGCGCCAGCACCGCCACCACAATTGCCACCTCGCCCAGCCCCACCCGCCGGAACAGCCAGGTGATGGCGGCCAGCACGGCGAAGAGGGCGAAGAGGAGGGAGAGGCGGGAGAGGAGGTTCATTACCCATCCACCAACTCTTTCGCAATCCCATTATGCTTCTCAACCACCGGCCCCAAATCCACCGTCGTCAACTGGCCTTCCTTCACCACCCACTTGCCGTTCACCATCACGTAGTCAGCTTTTTGCGGGGCGCAGAAGAGGACGGAGGCAACCGGGTCGTGGACGGCGGCACCGGCATAGTCAAGGCGGTTGAGGTCAATGGCGAAGAGGTCGGCGCACATGCCCTTTGCCAGCGAGCCGATGTCGTCGCGGCCCAGCACCTTCGCGCCACCAAGTGTCGCGATCTCCAACGCCTCGCGGGCCGTCATCCACTCCCCCTCTCCTGTCGGCGCGTCCTTCGACTTCGCTTCGCTCCGCTCACGCTTCGCGTGCGCCGACGGGAGAGGGGGCCGGGGGGTGAGGGCCAACCGGGCCAGCAACATCGCCTGCCGTGCTTCGCCAAGGAGGTGCGAGCCATCGTTGGAAGCCGAACCGTCCACCCCAAGCCCCACTTTCACACCGGCGGCCCGATACTTCTTCACCGGGGCAATGCCGGACGCCAGCCGCATGTTCGACGACGGGCAGTGTGCGGCTCCACAGCCGGTTTGCGACATCAACCTGATCTCAGAATCGTTGACGTGAACGGCGTGGGCGTACCAAACATCCGGCCCCACCCAGCGCAAAGTCTCCATGTAGTCCACCGGGCGATGGCCGAACTTCTCTAAGCAAAAATTCTCTTCGTCGAGC
The sequence above is drawn from the Chloroflexota bacterium genome and encodes:
- the ade gene encoding adenine deaminase, coding for MPKRRPWHEISRELVDCAMGRAPADMIICNGQWVCVQSGEIVPNTDVAIKGSRIAYVGPDASHTLESSTKVIDAAGRYLVPGLLDGHMHVESGMVTVTEFARAVIPHGTTGMFIDPHEIANIFGLRGVRLVVDEAANLPINVWVQMPSCVPSAPGLETPGASIGPDEVREAMTWPGVIGLGEMMNFPGVFLSDPKMHGEMAETMKARKVIGGHYAAPDLGRPFHGYVAGGPADDHEGTRVDDAVARVRQGMKAMLRLGSAWYDVATQVKAVTEMGLDPRHFILVTDDSHSGTLVNEGHMNRVVRHAIQQGLKPITAIQMATLNTAEHFGVSNDVGQIAPGRYADILIVSDLSALAIDVVIGAGEVLAQGGKLAVDLPRFEYPVDVKQSVHLGKKLTAADFKIPGPKSQNPKNPNSKVKANVIGVIENQAPTKHLRFDLPVNSGEVKGDPALDVCKVALVERHKGTGGVQVGFVHGFGFNTPCAIASTVAHDSHHMLVVGTDEAAMAMAANELAARGGGMLVVKDDKVEAVVELPIAGLMSDERADAVAAKAEKVLAAYRACGCQLHNANMQLSLLALVVIPELRISDLGLVDVTKFEFVPVLI
- a CDS encoding DUF4058 family protein — encoded protein: MPSPFPGMDPYIEHPDIWQDFHHNLATEIQGQLSPQIRPRYYAAVEVFVSYDDVEVGIARQGRPDVGVVLRETQTTYPVISTAGPAPVESRVALDPLKLFTVEIRAANDRQLITSIEILSPVNKQRGHKAFESYHRKRQAVLNSDTHLIEIDLLRAGERPPLLDPVPLAPYYIILSRLEKRPTVQVWPIQLKDKLPVLPVPLLKPDPDVMLDLNATVAAIYERGAYAIRIDYHQPPPPPELLPEEQTWIESLLKREKQNA
- a CDS encoding 8-oxoguanine deaminase produces the protein MTTIVLRHADVLVTMDPARREIQNGGMIIRDGVIEAVAPTNELPTVMEAHVIDMSGHIVLPGLVNTHHHLYQTLTRAVPAAQNATLFNWLKTLYPIWARLTPEAVYVSALTGLAELLLSGCTTASDHLYLFPNGSELDDEIRAAKEIGIRFHASRGSMSLGESKGGLPPDSVVEDEDEILKDTQRLIQTYHDSMHGAMLRIVVAPCSPFSVTPELMKQSSALAREYGVTMHTHLAETLDEENFCLEKFGHRPVDYMETLRWVGPDVWYAHAVHVNDSEIRLMSQTGCGAAHCPSSNMRLASGIAPVKKYRAAGVKVGLGVDGSASNDGSHLLGEARQAMLLARLALTPRPPLPSAHAKRERSEAKSKDAPTGEGEWMTAREALEIATLGGAKVLGRDDIGSLAKGMCADLFAIDLNRLDYAGAAVHDPVASVLFCAPQKADYVMVNGKWVVKEGQLTTVDLGPVVEKHNGIAKELVDG